In a genomic window of Quercus lobata isolate SW786 chromosome 4, ValleyOak3.0 Primary Assembly, whole genome shotgun sequence:
- the LOC115987843 gene encoding beta-glucosidase 17-like: MALQVQGPFLFFLLALACLSACTECAKLSHYSMPFNRSSFPTSFIFGAGSAAYQSEGAAHTDGRGPSTWDIFTKKHPEKIADGSNGDVADDFYHRYKEDIKLMKKIGLDSFRFSISWSRILPKGKLSGGVNAMGVKFYDNLINELLSNGIKPFVTLFHYDPPQALEDEYGGLLSPKIVNDYRDYVDFCFKTFGDRVKHWVTLNEPNNLGVNGYTSGTFAPGRCSSYLGNCTAGNSATESYIVAHHLILAHGAAVKLYKDKYQPYQKGIIGITIVSHWFMPKYNTSACSEAASRALDFTFGWFAHPITYGDYPQRMKSLVGNRLPKFTEVESKLLKGSLDFLGLNYYTTNYAESAASNSVNISYVTDRRLTLTTEKKGTPIGTPTALDWLYVYPKGIRELMLYIKKNYNNPMIYITENGVADENNSSLLIKDVLKDSLRIRYHYAHLSYLSKAIKVGVNVKGYYAWSFFDDFEWDAGYSVRFGLTFVDFKNNLKRHLKYSAYWFKMFLLK; the protein is encoded by the exons ATGGCACTCCAAGTCCAAGGTcctttcctcttctttctccTAGCCTTAGCCTGCTTGTCTGCTTGCACTGAATGTGCAAAACTGAGTCATTATTCAATGCCATTCAACCGGAGCAGTTTCCCTACTAGTTTTATATTTGGAGCTGGTTCAGCTGCTTACCAg TCTGAAGGAGCAGCACATACTGATGGAAGAGGCCCTAGTACATGGGACATTTTCACCAAGAAACAtccag AAAAAATTGCGGATGGTAGCAATGGAGATGTGGCTGATGACTTTTATCATCGTTACAAG GAGGACATAAAGCTGATGAAAAAAATTGGATTGGACTCTTTCAGATTCTCTATCTCATGGTCAAGAATATTGCCTA AGGGCAAATTAAGCGGGGGAGTGAATGCAATGGGAGTCAAATTCTACGACAACCTCATCAATGAGCTCCTGTCCAATG GTATCAAGCCCTTTGTGACTTTGTTCCATTATGATCCTCCCCAAGCTCTAGAAGATGAGTATGGTGGACTTTTAAGTCCTAAAATAGT GAATGATTATCGAGATTATGTGGATTTTTGCTTCAAAACATTTGGGGATCGAGTTAAACATTGGGTCACATTGAATGAACCAAATAATTTAGGAGTCAATGGGTACACCTCTGGTACTTTTGCACCAGGACGATGTTCTAGCTATCTTGGAAATTGTACTGCTGGTAACTCTGCCACTGAATCCTACATTGTTGCCCATCACCTTATTCTTGCTCATGGAGCCGCTGTGAAATTGTACAAGGACAAATACCAG CCTTACCAAAAGGGGATAATTGGGATTACAATAGTGAGTCATTGGTTCATGCCAAAATACAATACTTCTGCTTGTAGCGAGGCTGCCTCTAGAGCTCTTGATTTCACATTTGGTTG GTTTGCCCATCCAATCACATATGGTGATTATCCCCAGAGAATGAAATCTTTAGTGGGTAATCGACTACCAAAATTTACTGAAGTTGAATCCAAATTGCTAAAAGGGTCCCTCGATTTTCTTGGTCTGAATTACTACACAACAAATTATGCGGAAAGTGCTGCATCCAACAGTGTTAACATTAGTTATGTTACAGATAGACGCCTCACTCTCACGA CTGAAAAAAAGGGGACTCCTATTGGTACACCG ACTGCTTTGGATTGGCTTTACGTCTATCCTAAAGGAATTCGAGAGCTTATGCTatacataaagaaaaattacaacaatCCAATGATATACATAACAGAGAATG GCGTTGCTGATGAAAATAATAGCTCTTTGCTGATTAAAGATGTCCTCAAAGATAGTTTAAGGATAAGATACCATTATGCACATTTATCATATCTTTCAAAGGCTATCAA GGTGGGTGTGAATGTGAAAGGATACTATGCTTGGTCGTTTTTTGACGACTTTGAATGGGATGCTGGTTACTCTGTTCGATTTGGCCTTACTTTTGTGGATTTTAAAAACAACTTGAAAAGACACCTCAAATACTCTGCCTACTGGTTCAAGATGTTCCtcctaaaataa